In the Candidatus Saccharibacteria bacterium oral taxon 488 genome, one interval contains:
- a CDS encoding mannose-1-phosphate guanyltransferase, with amino-acid sequence MIAVIIAGGSGTRLWPLSTSTQPKQLLALTSERTMVQQAYDRARKLGDTIYVVTEASHARALRAQLPELPDEAFLIEPGRRGTAHCIVLALDYINRHHDRTEPIAFIHSDHNVRDTQGFAHSFDTAARISRERGCITLIGIEPTFPSTGFGYIQRDGVIDAQAGVYNVESFKEKPDYETAKRYVESGNYLWNCGYFVGSVEVFRNEMQRSAPDLWSNYQTLASIADFGSEAYNHAYLALDNQVIDIALIEKAHQLAMVSASFDWMDIGNFKDLHDAVTKDEAGNYAYGDNIHTIDVANTYIRNEQPDKPVAVIGLDNVVVVNTPDGVLVARRDVAAKCGDIAKQLQR; translated from the coding sequence ATGATAGCTGTAATTATTGCCGGTGGTTCAGGTACGCGTCTCTGGCCACTCTCAACCTCCACTCAACCAAAACAACTTTTGGCGTTAACTAGTGAGCGCACCATGGTCCAACAAGCCTATGACCGGGCCAGAAAGCTGGGTGATACAATTTATGTGGTGACCGAGGCTAGTCATGCTAGGGCGCTGCGGGCGCAGCTACCCGAGCTGCCGGACGAGGCCTTTCTGATCGAGCCGGGACGGCGGGGGACAGCGCACTGTATCGTATTGGCCCTGGATTATATCAATCGCCACCATGACCGGACTGAGCCGATTGCCTTTATTCACTCTGATCATAATGTGCGTGACACCCAGGGGTTTGCCCACTCGTTCGATACAGCAGCGCGCATTTCTCGTGAGCGTGGTTGTATTACGCTTATCGGCATTGAGCCGACCTTCCCGTCGACTGGCTTTGGTTATATTCAGCGCGATGGGGTGATTGATGCTCAAGCGGGCGTCTATAATGTCGAGTCGTTCAAGGAAAAACCTGATTACGAGACAGCGAAGCGGTATGTTGAGTCGGGAAATTATTTGTGGAACTGCGGCTATTTTGTTGGCTCGGTTGAGGTGTTTAGGAATGAAATGCAGCGGAGTGCTCCAGATCTGTGGTCAAATTACCAGACGTTAGCGTCAATTGCTGACTTTGGTAGCGAGGCTTACAATCACGCATACCTGGCGCTAGATAATCAAGTCATCGACATCGCCCTGATCGAAAAAGCTCATCAGCTGGCTATGGTATCGGCCAGCTTTGACTGGATGGATATCGGTAATTTCAAGGATCTACACGACGCGGTTACCAAGGATGAGGCGGGTAATTACGCATATGGTGACAACATTCATACCATTGATGTCGCTAATACCTATATTCGCAACGAGCAGCCGGACAAGCCGGTGGCGGTGATCGGCCTTGATAATGTAGTGGTGGTTAACACACCAGACGGTGTGCTGGTGGCACGGCGGGATGTGGCCGCCAAGTGTGGTGACATCGCAAAGCAGTTGCAAAGATAG
- a CDS encoding glycosyltransferase family 4 protein produces the protein MRIAIDARTLRTSTGRYVERLIHYLQKIDNRNDYIILLKPKDMDSWQADNPRFQKVACPFAEFSFAEQRGFKKQLEELRPDLVHFAMVQQPVWYRASPVVTTMQDLTTVRFNNPDKNPMVFWIKQQIYKWVNKKVARKSAHVITISEFVKRDLVDFTGVSPDKITVTLESADELPKGNDPVKELVGKKFIMYVGRPTPHKNLRRLIDAFKLLQQKHPELTLALAGKKDGNYARHEAYVTERGITNVVFTGFVSDEQLRWMCEHTAVYCFPSLSEGFGLPGLEAMLHGAPVASSTATCLPETHGEAAHYFDPYSVEDMARAIDELLTDEKRRRELIKKGKQHVKTFSWQRMAEQTLAVYEQYGRKESNS, from the coding sequence TACGTCGAACGGCTGATTCATTATCTACAAAAAATTGATAACAGGAATGACTATATTATCTTACTCAAGCCAAAGGACATGGATAGCTGGCAGGCCGATAACCCGCGCTTTCAGAAAGTCGCCTGTCCATTTGCTGAATTTTCATTTGCCGAGCAACGAGGTTTTAAGAAACAGCTGGAGGAGCTGCGCCCAGATCTCGTGCATTTTGCAATGGTTCAGCAGCCCGTGTGGTACCGGGCCAGCCCGGTCGTCACCACCATGCAAGACCTGACCACCGTTCGGTTCAACAACCCCGACAAGAACCCGATGGTCTTCTGGATAAAGCAGCAAATTTATAAATGGGTCAACAAAAAAGTTGCCCGAAAGTCAGCTCATGTCATTACTATTTCTGAGTTTGTCAAGCGCGACTTGGTGGATTTTACCGGAGTCAGTCCAGACAAGATTACCGTGACGCTTGAGTCAGCCGACGAGCTACCAAAGGGCAATGATCCAGTCAAAGAGCTGGTTGGAAAAAAGTTCATCATGTATGTTGGCCGACCGACACCGCATAAAAATTTGCGGCGGCTGATTGATGCATTTAAATTATTGCAACAAAAGCACCCCGAGCTGACGCTGGCGTTGGCTGGCAAAAAGGACGGTAACTACGCTCGCCATGAGGCGTATGTTACTGAACGCGGTATTACAAATGTCGTTTTCACTGGTTTTGTGTCGGACGAGCAACTGCGCTGGATGTGCGAGCATACGGCTGTGTATTGCTTCCCATCGCTGAGCGAAGGTTTTGGCCTGCCGGGTCTCGAAGCCATGCTGCACGGCGCGCCGGTCGCTTCAAGCACCGCCACTTGCCTGCCGGAAACGCATGGCGAGGCGGCTCACTACTTTGATCCGTATAGCGTCGAGGACATGGCGCGGGCAATTGACGAGCTTCTGACGGACGAGAAACGACGCCGTGAGCTCATCAAGAAGGGTAAGCAGCACGTCAAAACCTTCTCGTGGCAGCGAATGGCCGAGCAGACGCTGGCGGTGTATGAGCAGTATGGCCGCAAAGAATCCAACTCATAG
- a CDS encoding NAD-dependent epimerase/dehydratase family protein, with amino-acid sequence MRTALIGYTGFVGGNIKGQHEFDDYYNSKNIADIEGQEYDLVVSAANRAEMWRINQEPEVDRAEIEGFISHIKKAKIKKLILISTVGVYKNPNGANEDTPIETEGLLPYGVNRYYLEQFCRENFDTTIVRLPGLFGDGLKKNVIYDLMNNNMVEKIHADGMYQYYNLANIWRDITIALENNLPLVNFATPPVSTREVAKVAFGIEFTNTPEGVTPAYWDMHSKYAEVYGGEGDYLYTKEQELAGIKEFVAKNK; translated from the coding sequence ATGAGAACCGCATTAATTGGGTACACCGGGTTTGTTGGTGGAAACATAAAGGGTCAACATGAGTTTGACGACTATTATAACAGCAAAAATATAGCTGACATTGAAGGTCAAGAGTACGACCTGGTGGTGAGCGCTGCAAACCGTGCTGAGATGTGGCGGATCAATCAGGAGCCAGAGGTTGACCGTGCGGAGATTGAAGGGTTTATCTCACATATCAAAAAGGCAAAGATCAAGAAGCTCATCCTGATTTCAACAGTCGGTGTTTATAAAAACCCAAATGGCGCTAACGAAGATACGCCCATTGAAACCGAAGGGCTTTTGCCATACGGAGTTAATAGATATTATCTTGAGCAATTCTGTCGTGAGAACTTTGACACAACAATTGTTCGCCTGCCGGGGCTATTTGGCGACGGGCTGAAGAAGAATGTTATTTATGATCTGATGAACAATAACATGGTTGAAAAAATTCATGCTGATGGCATGTATCAGTACTATAATCTCGCCAATATTTGGCGCGATATCACCATTGCTTTAGAGAATAATCTGCCACTGGTTAATTTTGCGACGCCACCAGTCAGCACGCGGGAAGTCGCCAAGGTTGCCTTTGGTATAGAGTTTACCAACACACCAGAAGGAGTAACACCGGCCTACTGGGATATGCACAGTAAATATGCTGAGGTGTATGGCGGTGAAGGTGACTATCTATACACAAAGGAGCAAGAGCTGGCAGGCATCAAGGAGTTTGTTGCAAAAAATAAGTAA
- a CDS encoding glycosyltransferase, whose translation MAKNSSTKTNKKSSKQDIFVSVIVVTRDFDDFPDYCRRLSQRLMGSYTNYEIIIVDNDLSQNSVIAVSGLLDELPCMRLIRLSRQYTYDIAIIAGLEGAIGDYAVVTNPAIDGIEDVMNIVEANKKHDIVQGVADITTKRLLSKSGIGRRLFYWYNRKYINIDIPLQATYLISLNRRAMRAITLSTRHDSHIRHMIRTIGYSYTEYTYSPLVDPVKKHGFGRGTLEALDIITSHSTHPLRFMSWVGFFASVVNMMYALYVVVIALTKKNVAEGWVSTSLELSGMFFILFLFMVILSEYIGKILVESRRDARYYVLDELSSTTSLANAERKNITS comes from the coding sequence ATGGCAAAAAATAGTTCGACTAAGACAAATAAAAAATCGAGTAAACAAGATATCTTTGTGTCGGTTATTGTCGTAACGCGCGACTTTGATGATTTTCCCGACTATTGTCGCAGGCTCTCACAGAGATTAATGGGTAGCTACACAAATTATGAGATTATAATTGTCGATAATGATTTGAGTCAAAATAGTGTGATTGCTGTCAGTGGGCTTCTCGATGAACTGCCATGTATGCGGCTTATCCGCCTCTCTCGACAATACACATATGATATCGCCATTATCGCTGGTCTTGAAGGGGCAATTGGCGACTATGCGGTAGTAACTAATCCCGCTATTGACGGTATAGAGGATGTAATGAACATTGTTGAGGCGAATAAAAAACACGATATCGTGCAGGGTGTTGCCGACATAACCACAAAGCGCCTTCTGTCAAAATCTGGTATCGGTCGCAGGTTGTTTTATTGGTATAATCGCAAATACATCAATATAGATATTCCACTACAAGCAACATATCTTATATCTCTCAATCGTCGTGCCATGCGAGCGATAACTCTATCAACTCGACATGATAGCCACATTCGGCACATGATCAGGACTATCGGCTATTCATATACCGAGTATACCTATTCACCTCTGGTTGATCCTGTAAAAAAACATGGCTTCGGGCGAGGGACACTAGAGGCGCTCGATATCATTACCAGCCACTCGACACACCCGCTCCGCTTTATGTCGTGGGTTGGGTTCTTTGCCAGTGTTGTAAATATGATGTATGCGCTTTATGTTGTGGTCATAGCTCTCACCAAAAAGAATGTTGCAGAGGGCTGGGTATCGACTTCGCTTGAGCTATCAGGAATGTTTTTCATCCTATTTTTATTTATGGTAATTCTGTCCGAATATATTGGTAAGATATTAGTGGAATCACGGCGGGATGCTCGGTATTATGTGCTTGACGAGCTAAGTAGTACAACGTCACTAGCGAACGCAGAAAGGAAGAATATTACATCATGA
- a CDS encoding sugar phosphate isomerase/epimerase, producing the protein MKLAISNIAWTNEEEADVAAKLRELGVRYVEIAPTKRWDDPTKATPEQINEYVEWWRGYGIEIAAFQSMLFARPDLKMFESSELRDEMRQYLADFLRLAGDMGAGRLVFGSPKNRQRGAVSVEEADSIASRFFAELGDIAKQHNTMLCIEPNALQYNCDYVTTADEGARLVRTINSEGIGLHLDTACMALAGDDIGESIRNNGDILKHFHVSAPMLDRVYDRDDVDYRAAAGALKHIGYKGVVSIEMRPGEQGENVKRVVDAISFVQSVFEV; encoded by the coding sequence ATGAAACTAGCTATATCGAACATCGCATGGACAAATGAAGAAGAAGCGGACGTCGCCGCAAAGCTGCGGGAGCTTGGCGTACGCTACGTCGAGATCGCGCCGACGAAGCGCTGGGATGATCCGACCAAGGCGACTCCCGAGCAAATTAACGAGTATGTCGAGTGGTGGAGGGGGTATGGCATTGAGATCGCGGCCTTTCAGTCGATGTTGTTCGCGCGCCCCGATCTGAAGATGTTTGAATCAAGCGAACTTCGCGACGAAATGCGGCAATATTTGGCTGACTTTTTGCGATTGGCTGGAGACATGGGTGCTGGTCGATTGGTGTTTGGTTCGCCAAAGAATCGACAGCGCGGTGCGGTGTCGGTAGAAGAGGCGGACAGCATCGCAAGCCGTTTCTTCGCCGAGCTCGGTGACATTGCCAAGCAGCATAACACCATGCTCTGTATCGAACCGAATGCACTTCAATATAATTGTGACTACGTAACAACGGCGGATGAAGGCGCGCGGCTGGTTCGTACGATTAACTCGGAGGGGATCGGTCTGCATCTTGATACGGCGTGTATGGCGTTAGCTGGCGATGATATTGGCGAATCGATACGAAATAATGGCGATATCTTGAAGCATTTTCATGTTAGCGCTCCGATGCTTGATCGAGTTTATGATCGCGACGACGTTGACTATCGCGCCGCAGCTGGTGCGCTAAAACACATTGGCTATAAGGGCGTTGTATCAATCGAAATGCGTCCGGGCGAACAGGGTGAGAACGTGAAGCGTGTAGTAGACGCGATATCGTTTGTACAAAGCGTTTTTGAAGTGTAA
- a CDS encoding glycosyltransferase family 2 protein: MTKAPTNKQDRIRRDHPGWEFPDFEVNEINKKKHKYCVCVFVINEGERVQKQLQKMKPLAKQIDIVVADGGSTDGSLEADFLKSQDVRALLTKRGKGKLSAQMRMAFAWALSEGYEGVVVVDGNGKDSVERIPDFIKLLDQGYDHIQGSRFIPGGKAVNTPLSREIGLHLIHAPLISLAAGQRHTDTTNGFRAYSTKLLKDPDIAVFRDIFQTYELHYYLAIESSRRKQYKTAETPVVRTYPKKGKTPTKISPIKGNMHVLKVLFYAVAGKYRTHKK; the protein is encoded by the coding sequence ATGACAAAAGCTCCGACCAACAAGCAAGATCGTATCCGCCGAGATCATCCAGGGTGGGAGTTTCCAGACTTTGAGGTAAATGAAATAAACAAGAAAAAGCATAAATATTGCGTGTGCGTTTTCGTCATTAATGAGGGAGAGCGTGTTCAAAAGCAATTGCAAAAAATGAAGCCGCTAGCAAAACAGATTGATATTGTAGTGGCTGACGGCGGTAGCACTGATGGTTCACTTGAGGCTGATTTCTTGAAATCTCAAGACGTACGCGCTTTATTGACAAAAAGGGGCAAGGGTAAATTAAGTGCACAGATGAGAATGGCGTTTGCCTGGGCTCTTTCTGAGGGTTATGAAGGAGTGGTTGTTGTTGACGGTAATGGCAAGGATAGTGTAGAGAGAATTCCTGACTTTATTAAGCTGCTTGATCAGGGATATGACCATATTCAGGGTTCACGGTTTATACCGGGCGGCAAGGCGGTAAATACGCCGCTTTCGAGAGAGATAGGTCTTCATCTTATTCATGCGCCGCTGATAAGTCTGGCGGCTGGTCAGAGGCATACCGATACTACAAACGGCTTTCGTGCTTATAGCACAAAGCTGCTCAAAGACCCAGACATTGCCGTATTCCGTGATATATTTCAAACCTATGAACTTCATTATTACCTCGCTATCGAGAGCAGCCGCCGTAAACAGTATAAGACAGCCGAAACGCCAGTGGTGCGAACCTATCCGAAGAAGGGCAAGACACCAACAAAAATCAGTCCCATTAAGGGAAACATGCACGTTCTGAAGGTGTTATTCTATGCGGTGGCCGGAAAATATCGCACGCATAAAAAATAG
- a CDS encoding glycosyltransferase has product MKPLLSIIVTAHHEGLIAHKTMRSIERAVSLLRDSDISYEIIISIDRGDEETIRYFSNYTALPIAIHQWDHGDLAQSRNSAITKAHGRFIAFIDADDLMSANWLRDGVQFLTAHSYGKYVAHSAYTIEFEGASAIVEKVGHTNKDRDTLLSVLSGRWNSVIIAPSTLLRQFPYTPNSPGYGYEDWFMSCQFIQHGVKNVLIPETAIFVRRKATGSEWARQKTSRSVLHAHPLFSPSHFRTIKLDSVATPASEQRRQTKNTIKELLIRSRVPLGLVKRPLAIIRRGRNVLKKKKSTPATEVLPAWLDAEWRALHHIEKLIFPPHPLPTVYHTITDDHYRVGLAYWQICRDLRNDTYDYALFVPWLKRGGADLFALNYANTAASLGKKVLVIATNEVDANYSEWRPRLHTDVDFVPFGTITRFFPIEQKYRLLEQLIENIHAPILHILNSELAYDFVRDHAVYIKATGKKVIATSYSQSTDETGRVFGFSHSHLPQVYHLLSEITTDNEAVKSMWVNEYAYDADAITVHHQPLDSSTYTPIAKLAGQRRVLWASRLSPEKLPQLVAAIADLLPGDVHIDMYGDASSEFPTHKLPSHPRVHYRGGFNGVPSLPVDNYDAFLYTSLFDGMPNTPIEIALCGLPLVAARVGGVADFVGTYGQIVDDITNPKAYADALTVVLDNPKTAFANAQSLRKQALRDFSQKRFLTEVRRMLKR; this is encoded by the coding sequence ATGAAACCACTTTTATCCATCATCGTTACTGCCCATCACGAAGGCCTTATTGCCCATAAAACCATGCGCTCTATTGAGCGCGCTGTTAGTCTTCTTCGTGATAGCGATATTTCTTACGAAATAATTATATCAATTGACCGTGGCGATGAAGAAACAATTCGCTACTTCAGTAATTATACCGCTCTACCGATCGCTATACACCAATGGGATCATGGCGACCTCGCACAGTCTCGCAATAGTGCAATCACCAAGGCACATGGTCGTTTTATCGCATTTATTGACGCGGATGATTTAATGAGCGCTAACTGGTTGCGCGATGGTGTACAATTTTTAACAGCCCATTCCTATGGTAAGTACGTTGCTCATAGCGCATATACTATTGAGTTTGAGGGGGCGAGCGCCATTGTCGAAAAAGTCGGCCATACTAACAAAGACCGCGACACCCTGCTGAGTGTACTTTCGGGACGATGGAACTCGGTCATTATTGCGCCAAGTACTTTACTTCGCCAATTCCCATATACACCAAATAGCCCCGGATATGGCTACGAGGATTGGTTTATGAGCTGTCAGTTCATCCAGCATGGTGTCAAAAATGTCCTCATTCCGGAAACCGCTATCTTTGTTCGCCGTAAGGCCACCGGCTCGGAATGGGCACGTCAAAAAACTAGCCGCTCAGTGCTCCACGCCCACCCACTCTTTAGTCCATCGCACTTTCGTACCATCAAGCTTGACTCGGTTGCCACGCCTGCCTCAGAGCAGCGGCGCCAAACGAAAAATACCATCAAAGAGCTGCTAATTCGTTCTCGCGTTCCACTAGGGTTAGTCAAGCGGCCGCTGGCAATTATCCGACGCGGACGCAATGTGCTCAAAAAAAAGAAGTCGACGCCGGCGACCGAGGTGCTGCCAGCGTGGCTTGATGCTGAATGGCGAGCATTACATCATATTGAGAAACTAATTTTTCCACCACATCCATTACCGACAGTATACCACACAATTACTGACGATCATTATCGCGTTGGTTTAGCCTACTGGCAAATATGTCGTGATTTACGAAATGATACGTATGATTATGCGTTGTTTGTACCGTGGCTTAAGCGTGGCGGCGCTGATCTGTTTGCTCTTAACTATGCCAACACCGCTGCGTCACTCGGCAAGAAAGTTTTGGTCATTGCCACAAATGAGGTTGATGCTAATTATTCAGAGTGGCGACCACGACTTCATACCGATGTAGACTTCGTGCCATTCGGAACAATTACCCGATTCTTCCCAATAGAACAAAAATATAGACTGCTAGAACAATTAATCGAGAATATTCATGCGCCCATACTCCATATTCTCAACTCAGAGCTAGCCTATGATTTTGTGCGAGATCACGCAGTATATATCAAGGCCACTGGTAAAAAAGTTATTGCTACGTCCTATAGCCAAAGCACCGATGAAACTGGACGAGTGTTTGGTTTTTCGCACAGTCACCTACCGCAGGTCTATCACCTGCTCTCTGAGATAACCACCGACAATGAAGCCGTCAAGTCGATGTGGGTTAATGAATATGCTTATGACGCGGATGCAATTACCGTTCACCATCAGCCACTTGATAGCAGCACGTACACACCGATAGCAAAGCTGGCTGGTCAAAGGCGAGTCCTTTGGGCATCCCGCCTATCACCAGAGAAATTACCTCAATTAGTCGCAGCCATTGCTGATTTGTTACCGGGTGATGTCCACATTGATATGTACGGTGACGCATCGAGCGAGTTTCCCACTCATAAACTACCGTCACATCCGCGGGTTCATTACCGCGGTGGCTTTAATGGTGTACCGTCACTGCCTGTTGACAACTATGACGCCTTTCTCTATACATCGCTCTTTGATGGCATGCCAAATACACCAATCGAGATAGCCCTGTGCGGATTGCCGCTCGTGGCAGCGCGAGTTGGTGGAGTAGCAGACTTTGTTGGTACATATGGACAGATTGTTGATGATATCACCAATCCAAAAGCCTACGCTGATGCGTTAACTGTTGTTCTGGACAATCCCAAGACAGCGTTTGCCAACGCCCAATCTCTACGAAAGCAGGCGCTACGTGACTTTTCACAAAAAAGGTTTTTGACAGAAGTTAGGCGTATGCTTAAGCGATAA
- a CDS encoding sugar phosphate isomerase/epimerase, whose product MSSKESMKLAISNIAFGEDQQEALKRVSQCGVEGLVIAPTMIWPEAPSVGLKEADEYRKRLAERGMVVVGLQSLVFGVDGAALFGEESGRQRLADHLKKQAELAGRLGAVSMVFGSPGLRKVGDLSAEQAMSEAAELFSLVAVEANNNNTRLMIEPLSGYGNEFVRTAPEGMELVDRVDNPGFGIHLDSAAMAGAQDDPVHLVRAVRYYGMRSFDISAPGLARPSLAPEIPHKDYAAALREVGYGGWLSIEMRGPLGLDDIGQEIDYAKGQYGLRDK is encoded by the coding sequence ATGAGTTCAAAGGAGTCAATGAAGCTTGCTATCTCGAATATTGCTTTTGGTGAAGATCAACAAGAAGCGCTGAAGCGTGTGTCGCAGTGTGGTGTTGAGGGGCTTGTAATTGCGCCGACAATGATTTGGCCGGAGGCGCCAAGTGTTGGACTGAAGGAAGCAGATGAATATCGCAAAAGACTTGCAGAACGTGGTATGGTAGTTGTTGGATTGCAGTCTTTGGTGTTCGGGGTTGATGGGGCGGCGCTTTTTGGCGAAGAGTCGGGGCGCCAACGTTTAGCTGATCACTTAAAGAAACAGGCCGAGCTTGCCGGGAGGCTTGGTGCGGTGTCAATGGTGTTTGGTTCTCCTGGTTTGCGTAAAGTAGGAGACCTTAGTGCTGAACAGGCTATGAGTGAGGCAGCTGAGCTATTCAGCTTGGTTGCCGTTGAGGCTAATAACAACAATACGCGGCTAATGATCGAGCCTCTATCGGGTTATGGTAATGAGTTTGTGCGTACAGCACCAGAGGGTATGGAGTTGGTTGATCGTGTTGACAATCCAGGGTTTGGAATTCATCTTGATTCGGCGGCGATGGCTGGCGCTCAGGACGATCCAGTGCATTTAGTTCGTGCGGTTCGCTATTATGGTATGCGCAGTTTTGATATAAGTGCTCCAGGACTGGCGCGTCCTTCACTTGCGCCGGAAATTCCTCATAAAGACTATGCTGCTGCCCTTAGAGAGGTAGGTTATGGCGGTTGGTTGTCAATTGAGATGAGAGGTCCTCTGGGTTTGGATGATATTGGTCAAGAAATTGATTATGCTAAAGGTCAGTATGGTCTTCGCGATAAGTAG
- a CDS encoding FAD-binding oxidoreductase gives MHNKTIIIGGGFYGLSVALYLYDTLGVKNIDILEKEKQTMTRASYVNQARVHNGYHYPRSILTGYRSAVNFPRFTKQFGAAIHSDFNKYYAVAKHLSKVNAHQFKNFADKIEADIAVAPLNIQKMFNKNLIEEVFKVKEYAFNAHALRDDLLRQINDRPGITLHTGCRVTMIDETPDGLCVVTDGGKFRGDFVLNCTYANINTLHRASNIPLVGLKHEVTEMCLVSLPEHLKDFSITVMDGPFFSIMPFPSRGLYTLSHVRYTPHESWVDNEDTPAEKIDTHAYLDKSSFQSNYKQMYNDVVRFIPALKDMKYEESIVEVKTVLVKSEDDDSRPILFKAHLGYNGYVCIMGGKLDNIYDVYEELDKLYGKK, from the coding sequence GTGCATAACAAAACGATAATAATTGGCGGTGGTTTTTATGGATTGAGTGTAGCGCTGTACCTGTACGACACCCTGGGCGTCAAGAATATTGATATTTTAGAGAAAGAAAAGCAGACGATGACTCGGGCGTCATATGTTAATCAGGCCAGGGTACACAATGGCTATCACTACCCGAGAAGTATTCTAACGGGATATCGTTCAGCGGTTAATTTTCCACGCTTTACGAAACAGTTTGGGGCGGCAATTCATTCAGATTTTAATAAATATTATGCTGTTGCCAAGCATCTATCCAAGGTTAATGCACATCAATTCAAGAATTTTGCGGATAAGATTGAGGCAGATATAGCGGTAGCTCCGCTAAACATTCAAAAAATGTTTAATAAAAATCTCATTGAAGAAGTCTTTAAGGTTAAAGAATATGCCTTTAATGCCCACGCCCTGAGAGACGACTTGTTGCGGCAAATTAACGATCGTCCGGGGATAACGCTTCACACGGGCTGTCGCGTTACGATGATTGATGAAACGCCAGATGGGCTGTGCGTTGTCACTGATGGTGGCAAATTCAGGGGCGACTTCGTATTAAATTGCACGTATGCCAATATTAACACGCTCCATCGTGCATCAAATATACCACTTGTTGGCTTGAAGCATGAAGTTACAGAAATGTGCTTAGTAAGTTTGCCGGAGCACCTAAAGGATTTTAGTATTACGGTGATGGATGGTCCATTTTTCTCCATTATGCCGTTTCCCTCCAGGGGATTATATACACTCTCTCATGTCAGGTATACGCCGCACGAGTCATGGGTTGACAACGAGGATACGCCGGCTGAGAAAATTGACACTCACGCCTATCTCGACAAAAGTTCTTTCCAGAGTAATTATAAACAAATGTATAACGATGTGGTGCGTTTTATCCCAGCCCTCAAGGACATGAAATACGAGGAGTCGATCGTTGAGGTAAAGACAGTGCTCGTTAAGAGTGAAGATGACGATAGCCGTCCTATTTTGTTTAAGGCCCACTTGGGCTATAACGGGTATGTTTGTATAATGGGCGGTAAGCTAGATAATATTTACGATGTATACGAGGAGTTAGACAAGCTATATGGCAAAAAATAG